One window of the Bos indicus isolate NIAB-ARS_2022 breed Sahiwal x Tharparkar chromosome 15, NIAB-ARS_B.indTharparkar_mat_pri_1.0, whole genome shotgun sequence genome contains the following:
- the LOC109569095 gene encoding LOW QUALITY PROTEIN: olfactory receptor 5T3-like (The sequence of the model RefSeq protein was modified relative to this genomic sequence to represent the inferred CDS: inserted 1 base in 1 codon) codes for MKNVTEVNMFILMAFMDDLEVQVYLFLLFRATYLFTLVGNLGLVMLVIVDSRIQNPMYSFLSVLSFLDACYSSVVTPKMLINFLSENKTISYLGCAAQMLLFVTFGTTECFLLASMAYDRYVAIYDTLLYSASMAPRLYVPLIIASYVGGIVHATVHTVATFSLSCASSEIRHVFCDIPPLLAISCSDTHTNQLLLFYLVGSIEIVTVLIVLISYSFILLAILRMHSAEGRRKVFSTCGXHLTGVTIYHGTILFTYMRPTSSCDSNHDMIVSTFYTIIIPMLNPIIYSLRNKDVKEAIKKLFREVGL; via the exons ATGAAAAATGTGACTGAAGTAAACATGTTTATACTGATGGCTTTTATGGATGATTTAGAGGTGCAAGTCtacctatttttactttttcgGGCAACCTATCTTTTTACACTGGTAGGAAATTTGGGACTGGTTATGTTGGTCATTGTGGATTCTCGGATCCAAAACCCAATGTACTCTTTTCTGAGTGTCTTGTCATTCCTGGATGCCTGCTATTCTTCAGTGGTCACTCCAAAAATGTTGATTAATTTCCTGTCAGAGAATAAAACCATATCATATCTTGGATGTGCAGCACAAATGCTTCTCTTTGTTACTTTTGGGACCACAGAATGCTTTCTTCTGGCTTCAATGGCATATGATCGCTACGTGGCCATCTACGACACCCTCCTGTATTCAGCCAGCATGGCTCCCAGACTCTACGTGCCACTCATCATTGCTTCCTATGTTGGTGGCATCGTGCATGCTACTGTACACACAGTGGCTACTTTCAGCCTCTCTTGTGCCTCCAGTGAAATCAGACATGTATTTTGTGACATCCCTCCCCTCCTCGCTATTTCTTGCTCTGACACTCACACAAACCAGCTTCTGCTCTTCTACCTTGTGGGCTCCATTGAGATAGTCACTGTCCTGATTGTCCTGATCTCCTATAGCTTCATTCTGTTGGCCATTCTGAGGATGCATTCCGctgaagggagaaggaaagtcTTTTCTACTTGTG CTCATCTAACTGGAGTGACTATTTATCATGGGACCATCCTCTTCACATATATGAGACCAACTTCCAGCTGTGACTCAAACCATGACATGATCGTGTCAACATTTTACACCATTATCATTCCCATGCTGAATCCTATCATCTACAGTTTAAGGAATAAAGATGTAAAAGAGGCAATAAAAAAATTGTTCAGAGAAGTTGGTTTATAA
- the LOC109569094 gene encoding olfactory receptor 8H1-like, with translation MGRRNITQVSDFILMGLTDSEEIRLVLFTLFLLIYLITVLGNVGMILIISLDSRLHTPMYFFLSHLSFLDLSYSSVITPKTLDNLLNSTKNISYLNCFIQMSCFIFLGATECFLLSSMAYDRYAAICNPLHYPIVMYTRRCCSLVFGCYLIGFMDSFVNGLCMSRLHFCKSNIIFHFFCDLSPILALSCTDTHDIEIIISTFAGSSLVLSLLTIAVSYVSILSTILKITSTSSKQKVFSTCASHLLGVTVFYGTMIFTYLKPSKSYSLGKDQIASVFYTIVIPMLNPLIYSLRNKEVKNALSRVMQKMK, from the coding sequence ATGGGCAGAAGGAATATCACACAGGTGTCTGACTTCATCCTCATGGGACTGACAGATTCTGAAGAGATCCGGCTGGTCCTCTTCACCCTCTTTCTCCTGATATACCTGATCACTGTGCTGGGGAATGTGGGGATGATCCTGATAATCTCCCTGGATTCCCGGCTTCACACccctatgtattttttcctcagtcacttgTCATTTCTTGACCTCAGTTATTCAAGTGTCATCACCCCTAAAACCTTAGACAATTTACTGAATTCCACCAAGAACATTTCGTACCTGAACTGCTTCATCCAGATGAGTTGCTTTATATTCTTGGGCGCCACTGAatgtttccttctctcctccatgGCCTATGATCGCTATGCAGCCATCTGCAACCCTCTGCATTACCCGATTGTCATGTACACCAGACGGTGCTGCTCCCTAGTCTTTGGATGTTATCTGATTGGCtttatggactcttttgttaatGGACTTTGCATGAGCAGATTGCATTTCTGCAAATCCAATATaatctttcactttttctgtgatctaTCCCCAATTTTAGCCTTGTCCTGCACTGACACACATGACATAGAAATCATCATATCCACTTTTGCTGGCTCTAGCCTAGTGCTGTCTCTTCTTACAATAGCAGTGTCCTATGTCTCCATCCTGTCTACTATCCTCAAAATTACTTCCACTTCTAGTAAGCAAAAAGTTTTCTCTACCTGTGCATCACATCTTCTGGGAGTCACCGTCTTTTATGGCACTATGATTTTTACTTACTTAAAACCAAGTAAATCCTACTCCTTGGGAAAGGATCAGATAGCTTCTGTTTTTTATACTATTGTCATCCCCATGCTGAATCCACTCATATACAGTCTTCGAAACAAGGAAGTAAAAAATGCTCTCAGTAGAGTCATgcagaagatgaaatga